Proteins from a genomic interval of Gordonia sp. SL306:
- a CDS encoding MFS transporter yields the protein MNRPSPRFPRGERSEPTGPDPRGAGHDAEPGAGHDGRSRRQHPGTANYPADEPTTARRPVTGRSSSRGPADTAYLPPPTHNPHLPPLDGRDETPSGAPTDRIGGTRAMPGGNSGPGIPKKITVARVAAMRSRELTGRGIGKIYQAATADGADRSGLTALTLPVIVNFAVDAAMAVALANTLFFAAATGESKTNVGLYLALTIAPFALIAPLIGPMLDRLQHGRRIAMATTFGLRVILALLILANSSWDTTTQQLQYDPWVLYPCALGLLVLSKSFGVLKSAVTPRVVPPTIDLPRVNSRLTTFGLIGGTIIGGAVAAMFELLLAKVLPIHIPGAMAWLAVIAAVGAWLCMRIPSWVEVTEGEIPTTLTYHGEPAMSHAPTGDAAGGRRGARETATALAAKMRQPLGRKVVAGLWGNATIRILTGFLTLYIAFYAKAQQDVHSDWTQLVLLGAVGAAAGVGNMIGNGLGTRLELKNPPRIVLWSTAACFVVAALAAIFGNIVIATLAAFVASGTSAIGKVCLDSSIQDDLPEESRASAFGRSETVLQLGWVFGATLGVLLPPTLWIGFTVVAVLLGIGLVQTVMTTRGSSLVPGIGGQRPDYAAPTVALRAVGNPGPPPRRSSPGHHPPSDAPTRIAHHPGGRHPDQRRGQAADPTRKMPAEPDRGQS from the coding sequence GTGAACCGACCCAGCCCCCGCTTCCCCCGGGGGGAGCGAAGCGAACCGACGGGGCCCGACCCGCGCGGCGCGGGTCACGATGCCGAACCGGGTGCAGGCCACGATGGTCGCAGTCGTCGGCAGCACCCCGGCACCGCGAACTACCCCGCCGACGAGCCGACCACCGCCCGGCGTCCGGTCACCGGACGCTCCTCGTCCCGCGGCCCGGCCGACACCGCGTATCTGCCACCGCCCACCCACAATCCACATCTGCCGCCCCTCGACGGGCGCGATGAGACCCCGTCAGGGGCCCCGACCGACCGGATCGGCGGGACCAGGGCGATGCCGGGCGGCAACTCTGGTCCGGGAATCCCCAAGAAGATCACCGTCGCACGTGTCGCCGCGATGCGCAGCCGCGAGTTGACCGGCCGCGGGATCGGCAAGATCTACCAGGCTGCGACCGCCGACGGCGCCGATCGCTCCGGCCTGACCGCCCTGACGCTGCCCGTTATCGTCAATTTCGCCGTGGACGCCGCGATGGCCGTCGCACTGGCCAACACACTGTTCTTCGCGGCCGCGACCGGCGAGTCGAAGACGAATGTCGGCCTCTACCTGGCGCTGACGATCGCCCCGTTCGCGCTGATCGCGCCGTTGATCGGCCCCATGCTCGATCGCCTCCAGCACGGCCGCCGCATCGCGATGGCCACCACGTTCGGGCTCAGGGTGATCCTGGCACTGCTCATCCTGGCGAACTCGTCCTGGGACACGACGACGCAACAACTGCAATACGACCCCTGGGTGCTCTATCCCTGCGCGCTGGGTCTGCTGGTGCTGTCCAAATCGTTCGGGGTCCTCAAATCCGCGGTGACGCCACGCGTGGTGCCACCGACGATCGACCTGCCCAGGGTGAACTCCCGTCTCACCACCTTCGGCCTGATCGGCGGCACCATCATCGGCGGTGCCGTCGCGGCGATGTTCGAGCTGCTGCTGGCCAAGGTGCTGCCCATCCACATCCCCGGCGCGATGGCCTGGCTGGCGGTGATCGCCGCTGTGGGTGCCTGGCTGTGCATGCGCATCCCATCGTGGGTCGAGGTGACCGAGGGTGAGATCCCGACCACGCTGACCTATCACGGGGAACCGGCGATGTCGCACGCTCCCACGGGTGACGCCGCCGGCGGTCGCCGCGGCGCCCGCGAGACGGCCACCGCGCTGGCGGCGAAGATGCGACAGCCACTCGGCCGCAAGGTCGTCGCGGGGCTGTGGGGCAACGCGACCATCCGCATCCTGACCGGGTTCCTCACGCTCTACATCGCCTTCTATGCCAAGGCACAGCAGGACGTGCATTCCGACTGGACGCAACTCGTGCTGCTCGGTGCGGTCGGCGCGGCCGCGGGTGTCGGAAACATGATCGGCAACGGGCTCGGCACCCGACTGGAGCTGAAGAACCCACCGCGGATCGTGCTCTGGTCCACCGCGGCCTGTTTCGTCGTCGCCGCGCTGGCTGCGATCTTCGGCAACATCGTGATCGCCACGCTGGCCGCCTTCGTCGCCTCCGGCACCAGTGCGATCGGCAAGGTCTGTCTCGACTCGTCGATCCAGGACGATCTGCCCGAGGAGTCGCGGGCCTCGGCCTTCGGCCGGTCGGAGACCGTTCTCCAGCTCGGATGGGTCTTCGGCGCCACACTCGGTGTCCTGCTGCCCCCGACCCTGTGGATCGGCTTCACCGTCGTCGCGGTGCTACTGGGTATCGGCCTTGTGCAGACCGTGATGACCACGCGCGGATCGTCGCTGGTGCCGGGTATCGGCGGACAACGACCCGACTACGCCGCACCGACGGTGGCGTTGCGCGCGGTCGGTAACCCCGGGCCACCGCCGCGCCGGTCGTCGCCCGGGCACCACCCCCCGTCCGACGCCCCGACCCGCATCGCGCATCATCCTGGTGGTCGGCACCCTGATCAACGTCGCGGCCAGGCCGCGGACCCGACCCGGAAGATGCCCGCCGAACCCGATCGAGGACAGTCGTAG
- a CDS encoding DUF3027 domain-containing protein, with protein sequence MLHTGHVTLAFDGDRLLAAVDVARAALVEDGQHPGAHLESTPEGDWAVAHYFEADLAGYRGWQWCVVLAGAPDTDEITVSELVLLPGQGSLLAPSWVPWNERVVAGDLSPGDVLAADPDDPRLVPNQIDTGDEFALSSDDDDPDDIGQIAGELGLGRRRLLSPDGRDDAAQRWHDGEFGPRSEMAVAAAYSCASCGFYLPLAGALRPAFGVCANEYSADGHVVAADYGCGAHSDVPAPSGGGSPAYDAYDDGALEIVSAGVGADATS encoded by the coding sequence ATGTTGCACACTGGACACGTGACTCTTGCATTCGACGGTGACCGGCTGCTCGCCGCTGTCGACGTGGCGCGCGCAGCGTTGGTCGAAGACGGTCAGCACCCCGGGGCGCACCTGGAGAGCACCCCGGAGGGGGATTGGGCGGTCGCCCACTACTTCGAGGCCGACCTCGCAGGCTACCGAGGCTGGCAGTGGTGTGTCGTGCTGGCCGGGGCGCCGGACACCGACGAGATCACCGTCAGTGAGCTCGTGTTGCTGCCGGGCCAGGGATCGCTGCTGGCCCCGAGCTGGGTGCCGTGGAACGAGCGGGTCGTCGCGGGCGATCTGTCACCGGGTGACGTCCTGGCCGCCGATCCCGACGATCCGCGGCTGGTGCCCAATCAGATCGACACCGGCGACGAGTTCGCGTTGTCGTCCGACGACGACGATCCCGACGACATCGGGCAGATCGCCGGTGAACTCGGCCTCGGTCGTCGGCGACTGCTGAGTCCTGACGGTCGTGACGATGCTGCGCAGCGCTGGCACGACGGGGAGTTCGGTCCGCGCAGCGAGATGGCGGTCGCCGCGGCCTACTCGTGTGCCAGTTGCGGCTTCTACCTCCCGCTCGCCGGTGCTCTGCGGCCTGCGTTCGGCGTGTGCGCCAACGAGTACTCGGCCGACGGCCACGTGGTCGCCGCCGACTACGGGTGCGGTGCGCACTCCGACGTCCCCGCACCGTCCGGCGGTGGATCGCCCGCCTACGACGCCTACGACGACGGCGCCCTCGAGATCGTCAGCGCCGGCGTCGGCGCGGACGCGACGTCCTGA
- a CDS encoding sacsin N-terminal ATP-binding-like domain-containing protein: MPSGVDPSDLDDPFGLDELRAATLDAWRNSPTRFAEDAAAERDLVTVGYRDRLFIELAANAADAASASGSPGRLAIWLDGRALHVANTGAPLTVDGVRSLLSLRVSAKRGDLGPPSVGRFGVGFTATGTVADRIEIRSTSGSFVVDRDRTAQAARDAGVAVSGSDHTPLLRLAWALDATPVPDHDTEIILHLRDDVSADALLAAARAQVPDLLLELAGLDEIAVSGSTTTIDRGKPAAHARTRRLTITGTAATDGVVRTWIEAERGGTRWLIEAGESGPRLLDREVLRAPTPTDIELSLPARCITDLPLTPDRRHLHPNADIATAATGHADLMTGVPAAWRPMLIPSPARARNRDDAALIEAVLGELRDRAWLPAAEGADLVPSRAVVLPDLSEDLAAVLAPVLGDLAHPDISERRHLGRLRAVGVGEIGLADIAERLVGVEQDPAWWRDLYAALSPFVTTGIDADELGALPIPRADGRMNIGARGVFVADGIDIPMRWIPTVAAAARHPLVERLGAEPISVEHVLADPALAQLVDEADDDELVEVADEVFALLAADTAAAVPDRLSGLPVPDQDGELRAADELLLPDSPLASVLVDDAPFGLVSDELVRRVGPDVLRRLGVGWGFHVLVDDLPVAPDHDLPDEEQWWDTNDDPPQRLSAVRDLDLVDQNRWRDALTLLATDDAVTPLLADRAGYTAWWLRHHALIDGHPLGWYRAPSDLTVEGVRDPLDHPHADLFAAALGTDDVESATDAGTVLASLGDPGRQIAAGVAGTVYASVVRACRSGLFQATELAVPQRVRAVSGEAGEQAAVLDHPWLIQTMDPDTTVVLGGRIDADDAEILADILDLPTTSEESRAVVRDEGVAATWTSTDAVLFAAEWGRDLGHGEVRLHDELWIRLQRNGSESDVEVTWWVDDRGVTHLARRFPR, from the coding sequence GTGCCCTCGGGCGTCGATCCCTCCGACCTCGACGACCCCTTCGGTCTCGACGAGCTCCGGGCGGCCACGCTCGACGCGTGGCGTAACTCACCGACAAGATTCGCCGAAGACGCTGCGGCCGAACGGGATCTGGTCACCGTCGGTTACCGGGACCGCCTGTTCATCGAACTCGCGGCCAACGCCGCGGATGCCGCCTCCGCTTCCGGTTCCCCGGGCCGGCTCGCCATCTGGCTCGACGGACGTGCGCTACACGTGGCCAACACGGGTGCCCCGCTGACCGTCGACGGCGTGCGGTCGCTGTTGTCGCTGAGGGTGTCGGCCAAGCGCGGTGATCTGGGACCACCGAGCGTCGGCCGGTTCGGGGTCGGCTTCACCGCGACCGGCACCGTCGCCGATCGCATCGAGATCCGGTCCACGTCCGGGTCGTTCGTCGTCGATCGCGACCGGACCGCACAGGCTGCCCGCGACGCCGGGGTGGCCGTGTCGGGGTCCGACCACACGCCCTTGCTCCGACTGGCGTGGGCTCTCGACGCGACGCCGGTGCCCGACCACGACACCGAGATCATCCTGCACCTGCGCGACGACGTCTCGGCCGACGCGCTGTTGGCGGCGGCCCGAGCGCAGGTCCCCGATCTGCTCCTGGAACTGGCGGGCCTGGACGAGATCGCGGTGTCCGGCTCGACGACGACGATCGACCGGGGGAAGCCGGCCGCGCACGCGCGGACCCGCCGGTTGACGATCACCGGGACGGCGGCGACCGACGGTGTGGTGCGGACCTGGATCGAGGCCGAGCGCGGCGGCACCCGATGGTTGATCGAGGCGGGGGAGTCGGGACCGCGACTCCTCGACAGGGAGGTGCTCAGAGCGCCGACCCCGACCGACATCGAGCTCTCGTTGCCTGCGCGATGCATCACCGACCTCCCGCTCACCCCCGACCGTCGACATCTGCATCCGAACGCCGACATAGCCACGGCGGCAACGGGTCACGCGGACCTGATGACGGGTGTGCCCGCGGCGTGGCGGCCGATGTTGATCCCCTCGCCGGCGCGGGCCCGCAACCGCGACGACGCGGCCCTGATCGAGGCCGTGCTCGGTGAACTCCGCGACAGGGCGTGGCTGCCGGCCGCCGAAGGGGCCGACCTGGTCCCATCCCGGGCAGTCGTTCTGCCAGACCTGAGTGAGGATCTCGCCGCCGTGCTCGCCCCGGTCCTGGGGGATCTGGCCCACCCCGATATCTCCGAACGCCGCCATCTCGGCCGCCTGCGCGCGGTCGGCGTCGGCGAGATCGGGCTCGCCGACATCGCGGAGAGGCTGGTCGGCGTCGAACAAGATCCGGCGTGGTGGCGTGACCTGTATGCGGCGCTGTCGCCGTTCGTGACCACCGGGATCGACGCCGACGAACTCGGCGCGCTGCCGATCCCGCGCGCCGACGGCCGGATGAACATCGGTGCACGCGGGGTGTTCGTCGCCGACGGCATCGACATCCCGATGCGCTGGATCCCGACCGTCGCGGCGGCCGCGCGACATCCGCTGGTGGAACGACTGGGCGCCGAGCCGATCTCGGTGGAGCACGTGCTCGCAGATCCGGCGTTGGCGCAACTTGTCGACGAGGCCGACGACGACGAACTCGTCGAGGTGGCCGACGAGGTCTTCGCGCTACTCGCCGCGGACACCGCTGCGGCAGTGCCGGATCGGCTGTCGGGGCTGCCCGTGCCCGACCAGGACGGGGAGCTGCGTGCCGCCGACGAGCTCCTGCTGCCGGACAGTCCGTTGGCATCGGTGCTCGTCGACGATGCGCCGTTCGGTCTCGTGTCCGACGAACTGGTCCGTCGCGTCGGGCCCGACGTGCTGCGGCGGCTCGGCGTGGGCTGGGGTTTTCACGTCCTGGTCGACGATCTCCCGGTGGCGCCCGATCACGACCTGCCCGACGAGGAACAATGGTGGGACACCAACGACGATCCCCCGCAGAGGCTCTCGGCCGTACGCGATCTCGACCTCGTCGACCAGAACCGATGGCGCGACGCACTCACCCTCCTCGCCACCGACGACGCTGTCACACCGCTGCTCGCCGACCGCGCCGGGTACACCGCCTGGTGGCTGCGCCACCACGCGCTGATCGACGGACATCCGCTGGGGTGGTACCGGGCGCCGTCGGATCTCACGGTCGAGGGGGTGCGCGATCCGCTGGATCATCCGCACGCCGACCTGTTCGCCGCGGCACTGGGCACCGACGACGTGGAATCGGCCACCGATGCCGGCACCGTGCTCGCCAGTCTCGGCGATCCGGGGCGTCAGATCGCCGCTGGTGTGGCGGGTACGGTCTACGCATCGGTCGTGCGGGCGTGCCGATCCGGCCTGTTCCAGGCGACAGAACTCGCAGTGCCGCAACGGGTTCGGGCAGTGTCGGGGGAGGCCGGAGAACAGGCCGCGGTGCTCGACCACCCGTGGCTGATCCAGACGATGGATCCCGACACGACGGTCGTGCTCGGCGGCCGCATCGACGCCGACGACGCCGAGATCCTCGCCGACATTCTCGACCTGCCGACCACGAGTGAGGAATCGCGCGCCGTGGTGCGCGACGAAGGGGTGGCCGCCACCTGGACGTCCACGGACGCGGTGCTGTTCGCGGCGGAGTGGGGTCGCGACCTCGGCCACGGCGAGGTGCGACTCCACGACGAACTCTGGATACGACTACAGCGCAACGGCTCCGAGTCGGATGTCGAGGTGACCTGGTGGGTGGACGATCGCGGGGTCACCCACCTCGCGCGTCGATTCCCCCGGTGA
- a CDS encoding TetR/AcrR family transcriptional regulator, producing the protein MSDNTGFATRRRGDLFDALVRLLLSEGFAHLGVAELASALRCSKSTLYTLAASKEQLVVKTVTHFFRTATDQVEARVAPETDARAKVITYLIAVGDALAPASDAFMTDLHAYEPTRELYERNTEAATVRVTELITAGVATGAFRDVNAAFAADLAASMMTRIQRRDVAATTGLDDAEAYRQLASILTGGIDARGG; encoded by the coding sequence GTGAGTGACAACACCGGCTTCGCCACCCGACGTCGCGGCGACCTGTTCGACGCGCTGGTCCGACTCCTGCTCTCCGAGGGATTCGCCCACCTCGGCGTGGCCGAGTTGGCCTCGGCACTGCGATGCTCGAAGTCGACGCTGTACACGCTCGCCGCCAGCAAAGAGCAACTGGTGGTCAAGACGGTGACGCACTTCTTCCGGACGGCCACAGATCAGGTCGAGGCACGGGTGGCCCCGGAGACGGACGCGCGCGCGAAGGTGATCACGTACCTCATCGCGGTCGGGGATGCACTCGCGCCCGCCTCGGATGCGTTCATGACCGACCTGCACGCCTACGAACCGACCCGGGAACTCTACGAACGCAACACCGAGGCCGCCACCGTCCGCGTCACCGAGCTGATCACCGCAGGGGTGGCGACCGGGGCATTCCGCGACGTGAACGCCGCCTTCGCCGCCGATCTCGCGGCATCCATGATGACCCGGATCCAGCGACGCGACGTGGCGGCCACCACCGGCCTCGACGACGCGGAGGCCTACCGGCAGCTGGCCTCCATCCTCACCGGGGGAATCGACGCGCGAGGTGGGTGA
- a CDS encoding acyl-CoA dehydrogenase family protein — protein sequence MPVDRLLPTNEAHDLIALTRDFADKRFVPIVDEYEKAEKYPDGLFAEMGEAGLLGLPYPVEWEGGGQPYEVYLQVLEELGARWAAVAVAVSVHGLACHPLFNFGTEEQKQRWLPDLLNGRLIGAYSLSEPQAGSDAAALTCKAAAVDGGYRVNGAKAWITHGGIADAYNVFVRTGDGSKGISCLLVPRDTDGLSFGRPEEKMGLHAVPTTSATYDDALVADDRLLGAEGAGLTIAFSALDSGRLGIAAVATGLAQAALDAAVDYAQERTTFGRKIIDHQGLAFLLADMAAAVDSARATYLDAARRRDAGRPYSRAAATAKLVATDAAMKVTTDAVQVLAGYGYTRDFRVERYMREAKITQIFEGTNQIQRLVIGRALASR from the coding sequence ATGCCGGTTGATCGACTGCTGCCCACGAATGAGGCGCACGACCTCATTGCCCTGACCAGGGATTTTGCCGACAAGCGGTTTGTTCCGATCGTTGACGAGTACGAGAAAGCGGAGAAGTATCCCGACGGTCTGTTCGCCGAGATGGGCGAGGCGGGTCTGCTCGGTCTGCCATATCCGGTCGAGTGGGAGGGCGGCGGTCAGCCCTACGAGGTGTACCTGCAGGTCCTCGAGGAACTCGGGGCGCGGTGGGCGGCGGTGGCCGTCGCGGTCAGCGTGCATGGACTGGCGTGCCATCCGTTGTTCAACTTCGGTACCGAGGAGCAGAAGCAGCGGTGGCTACCGGATCTGTTGAACGGGCGACTGATCGGTGCCTACAGCCTGTCCGAGCCTCAGGCCGGATCCGATGCGGCGGCACTGACCTGCAAGGCGGCCGCCGTCGACGGCGGGTACCGGGTGAACGGGGCCAAGGCGTGGATCACCCACGGCGGTATCGCCGACGCCTACAACGTGTTCGTCCGCACGGGTGACGGATCGAAGGGCATCAGCTGCCTCCTCGTTCCCCGCGACACAGACGGCCTCAGCTTCGGTAGGCCCGAGGAGAAAATGGGTCTGCATGCGGTGCCCACCACGTCGGCCACCTACGACGATGCACTCGTCGCCGACGACCGTCTACTCGGTGCCGAAGGGGCGGGGCTGACCATCGCGTTCTCGGCCCTCGACTCCGGCAGGCTCGGTATCGCCGCGGTGGCCACCGGACTCGCCCAGGCCGCCCTCGACGCCGCCGTTGACTATGCCCAGGAGCGAACGACCTTCGGCCGCAAGATCATCGATCATCAGGGCCTGGCTTTCCTGCTCGCCGACATGGCCGCCGCAGTGGATTCGGCGCGGGCGACCTACCTCGACGCCGCGCGCCGGCGCGACGCCGGACGTCCGTACTCCCGGGCCGCGGCGACGGCGAAACTGGTCGCCACCGACGCCGCCATGAAGGTCACCACCGATGCGGTCCAGGTGCTCGCTGGCTACGGCTACACTCGCGACTTCCGCGTCGAGCGCTACATGCGCGAGGCCAAGATCACGCAGATCTTCGAGGGCACCAACCAGATCCAGCGTCTCGTGATCGGGCGGGCACTGGCCTCGCGATGA
- a CDS encoding hemerythrin domain-containing protein, which produces MTTTQNTTAGETPESALRGSQARTSGNEGTQARTSGAGGTTVTQVRLPGQAAAPDGPIDPFMMYVMHHAFRRDLAEFARSASHTPVPDRATWHALQERWSLFRETLHHHHAGEDAWLWPLLESRCTSAEKDVLDAMEAEHGQIDPLLAACDDGFATMAAGADEHSRDNLTDVLGRTQEHLATHLAHEENDALALIQQYLSDDDWAALEKRFGEDNKLRDLFRVAPWAVKGLDQDAYRQLRPRIPGPMWVIARLGSRSFRRGERRAFRYDPDVAI; this is translated from the coding sequence ATGACCACCACCCAGAACACCACCGCCGGCGAGACCCCCGAATCCGCCCTTCGAGGCTCGCAAGCTCGCACCTCAGGGAACGAAGGGACGCAGGCTCGCACCTCAGGGGCCGGAGGGACGACCGTCACCCAGGTCCGGCTGCCCGGCCAGGCGGCCGCTCCCGACGGGCCGATCGACCCGTTCATGATGTACGTGATGCACCACGCGTTCCGCCGAGACCTGGCCGAGTTCGCCCGCAGCGCATCGCACACGCCGGTCCCCGACCGCGCCACCTGGCACGCATTGCAGGAGCGGTGGTCGCTGTTCCGTGAGACGCTGCATCACCATCACGCCGGCGAGGACGCCTGGCTCTGGCCGCTGCTCGAGTCGCGGTGCACGAGCGCCGAGAAGGACGTACTCGACGCCATGGAGGCCGAGCACGGCCAGATCGATCCGCTTCTCGCGGCATGCGACGACGGCTTCGCGACGATGGCCGCGGGCGCCGACGAACATTCGCGCGACAACCTGACCGACGTCCTCGGACGCACGCAGGAGCATCTCGCGACCCATCTCGCGCACGAGGAGAACGACGCGCTCGCCCTGATCCAGCAATACCTCTCGGACGACGACTGGGCCGCGCTGGAGAAGCGGTTCGGCGAGGACAACAAGCTTCGCGACCTGTTCCGTGTCGCACCGTGGGCCGTCAAAGGCCTCGACCAGGACGCGTATCGACAGCTGCGCCCGCGCATCCCGGGGCCGATGTGGGTCATCGCGCGGCTCGGATCGAGGTCGTTCAGGCGTGGTGAACGACGCGCCTTCCGCTACGACCCCGATGTCGCGATCTGA